Proteins encoded in a region of the Nicotiana tomentosiformis chromosome 9, ASM39032v3, whole genome shotgun sequence genome:
- the LOC138898498 gene encoding uncharacterized protein: MDPLKYIFQKPMPMGKLAKWQIVVSEFDIIYVTQKAVNGQALVDHLEENPIDGEYKPLNTYFPNEEVSFIGENITEAYGGWRMFFDGDANFKGVGIGAVLVAATGQHYPVSTKLRGSDLLVYQVSGEWATKNTKILPYLYCVQKLMKRFTKIEFKHVPRIKNEFAYALATLSSMIQHPDKSFIDPIPVGIHNQPAYCTHVEEEMDGNPWFHNIKEYLAKG, encoded by the exons atggatccactaaaatatatcttccagaaacccatgcctatgggaaagttggcaaaatggcagatagtagtgagtgagttcgacatcatctacgTAACTCAAAAGGCGGTCAACGGGCAAGCATTGGTAGATCATCTGGAAGAAAATCCTATAGACGGAGAGTACAAACCACTGAATACATATTTTCCCAACGAAGAAGTATCATTCATAGGAGAAAATATCACTGAAGCCTATggtggttggagaatgttcttcgatgggGATGCgaatttcaaaggagtgggtattggagcagttttagtgGCAGCAACgggtcaacactatccagtatccACAAAACTCAG AGGTTCCGATCTCTTGGTATATCAGGTTTCAGGAGAGTGGGCCACGAAGAACACTAAGATACTACCATATTTGTATTGTGTACAAAagttgatgaagagattcacaaaaatagagttcaaacatgtccCGAGAATCAAGAATGAGTTCGCAtatgcattggccactttatcttccatgatacaacacccagacaaaaGTTTCATTGATCCCATCCCAGTAGGGATTCATAATCAACCAGCTTATTGTACTCATGTTGAAGAGGAAAtggatggaaatccatggttccacaacatcaaagaatatttggcaaaaggaTAG